Proteins from a genomic interval of Cydia amplana chromosome 8, ilCydAmpl1.1, whole genome shotgun sequence:
- the LOC134649973 gene encoding retinol dehydrogenase 11-like: protein MAFPIVLVAFAALAALYLYRLYHKATNGICTSLKTLEGKTAIVTGGTTGMGLEIAKDLTRRGARVIIACPFEEEGLNAQKIIEERTGVRPVFKLLDLGSLESVREFAGDILKNEDSLHLLINNAGVGVPKNFKTKDGINFIMQVNYYGHFLLTILLLPLLKKTGTAVEPARVVNTSSMLHNLGRVDLNGKSGINWLPFFSYCNSKFSMIPFSRELTRRLKGAHVVINSVDPGAVGTGIYYSGGLLFGAVLRYWTIFFNKTPREGAQTALHVALDIRAGQISGEFFKDCKQARAIPTAYGYNNAKILWEESVRLVKLTDEELEKCLN, encoded by the coding sequence ATGGCGTTTCCAATCGTTCTTGTGGCCTTCGCCGCACTCGCGGCCTTATACCTATATCGGCTTTACCACAAAGCTACCAACGGTATATGCACATCCCTAAAAACTTTAGAAGGAAAAACGGCGATTGTCACCGGAGGAACCACTGGCATGGGACTTGAAATAGCTAAAGATTTAACAAGAAGAGGAGCCAGGGTTATCATCGCCTGCCCGTTTGAGGAAGAAGGTTTGAACGCCCAAAAGATAATAGAAGAAAGAACTGGCGTGAGACCAGTTTTTAAACTTCTTGATCTAGGCTCTTTAGAGTCGGTAAGAGAATTCGCGGGAGATATCCTTAAGAATGAAGATAGTTTGCATTTGTTGATAAACAACGCTGGTGTCGGAGTGCCTAAGAATTTCAAAACAAAAGACGGTATcaactttataatgcaagtaaatTATTACGGGCATTTTTTGCTGACAATACTTCTGCTGCCGCTTTTGAAAAAGACTGGAACAGCTGTTGAGCCAGCTAGAGTCGTCAATACATCTTCTATGTTACATAATTTGGGGAGGGTCGACCTGAATGGTAAGTCAGGTATCAATTGGCTGCCGTTCTTCAGTTACTGTAACAGCAAGTTTAGCATGATACCCTTCTCTAGAGAGCTGACGAGGAGACTAAAAGGCGCTCATGTAGTGATTAACAGCGTTGACCCAGGAGCAGTGGGCACAGGGATTTACTATAGCGGCGGCTTGCTCTTTGGCGCAGTTTTAAGATACTGGACTATCTTCTTTAATAAGACGCCCAGAGAAGGAGCTCAAACGGCGTTGCACGTCGCTTTAGATATTAGAGCGGGACAGATAAGTGGGGAGTTCTTCAAGGATTGCAAGCAGGCTCGAGCCATACCAACGGCTTATGGATACAATAATGCTAAGATACTTTGGGAGGAGTCAGTGAGGCTGGTGAAATTGACTGACGAGGAACTGGAGAAATGTCTTAATTAA